A region from the Pseudonocardia petroleophila genome encodes:
- a CDS encoding adhesin, translated as MLAITDVAAEAIKSLTTDAELPDGGGLRIAAPSPDQGLELSLAGQPSADDVVLSGDGVAVFLEPVAAQVLDDKVLDVQPVQGVDGEQELRFAIGPQEDLQQERPDA; from the coding sequence ATGTTGGCAATCACCGATGTCGCGGCCGAAGCCATCAAGTCGCTGACCACCGATGCGGAGCTGCCCGACGGCGGCGGTCTCCGGATCGCCGCGCCGAGTCCGGACCAGGGCCTCGAGCTGTCCCTCGCGGGGCAGCCGAGCGCCGACGACGTCGTGCTGTCGGGGGACGGCGTCGCGGTGTTCCTGGAGCCGGTCGCGGCGCAGGTCCTCGACGACAAGGTGCTCGACGTCCAGCCCGTGCAGGGTGTCGACGGCGAGCAGGAACTGCGGTTCGCGATCGGACCGCAGGAGGATCTGCAGCAGGAACGACCGGACGCCTGA
- a CDS encoding patatin-like phospholipase family protein, whose translation MTGRTLVLGGGGITGIAWMLGLLAGLAERGVDLRAADDVVGTSAGSVVGAQLATGVDVEERYAAQLVDPAGEVAASLGTGTLLRLGLALIGPRDPQRVRARIGRLARRTSTVPESERLAVIGRRLPVQEWPERSLRITAVDAHDGAFRVLDRTSGVPLVEAVASSCAVPGVYPPVTTGGTRYVDGGVRSPVNADLAAGAERVVVLAPIVRGIGPQVAAAPQVEALRAAGSRVVLVAPDAAAVAAIGRNVLDPARRAGSARAGRAQAADVTEAIAAVWESA comes from the coding sequence GGACGGACGCTGGTGCTGGGCGGCGGCGGGATCACCGGGATCGCCTGGATGCTCGGCCTGCTGGCCGGGCTCGCGGAACGGGGAGTGGACCTGCGGGCGGCCGACGACGTCGTCGGCACCTCGGCGGGCTCGGTCGTCGGGGCGCAGCTGGCCACCGGGGTCGACGTGGAGGAGCGCTACGCCGCGCAGCTCGTCGACCCGGCCGGGGAGGTCGCGGCCTCGCTCGGGACGGGCACGCTGCTGCGGCTCGGGCTGGCGCTGATCGGCCCGCGCGACCCGCAGCGCGTCCGGGCCCGCATCGGGCGGCTCGCCCGCAGGACGTCCACGGTGCCGGAGTCGGAGCGGCTCGCGGTGATCGGGCGGCGGCTACCGGTGCAGGAGTGGCCGGAGCGCTCGCTGCGGATCACCGCGGTCGACGCCCACGACGGCGCCTTCCGCGTCCTCGACCGCACCTCGGGCGTGCCGCTCGTCGAGGCCGTCGCGTCGAGCTGCGCGGTGCCCGGCGTCTACCCGCCCGTGACGACCGGCGGCACCCGCTACGTCGACGGCGGCGTGCGCTCGCCCGTCAACGCCGACCTCGCTGCGGGGGCGGAACGGGTCGTCGTGCTCGCGCCGATCGTGCGCGGCATCGGCCCGCAGGTCGCGGCGGCGCCGCAGGTCGAGGCGCTGCGCGCGGCCGGGTCGCGGGTGGTGCTGGTCGCGCCGGACGCGGCGGCCGTCGCCGCGATCGGGCGCAACGTCCTGGACCCCGCCCGGCGTGCGGGCTCGGCCCGGGCCGGGCGCGCCCAGGCCGCCGACGTGACGGAGGCCATTGCGGCGGTCTGGGAGAGCGCATAA
- a CDS encoding aldo/keto reductase, which translates to MAQVPNIRLNSGVEIPQFGFGVFQIDPDDVGPALGTAFEAGYRHVDTAQMYRNETEVGKAIAASGLRRDEVFVTTKLDNDRHGHDEAVAALGESLDRLGLDHVDLFLVHWPRPSEDRYVETWKGFEKLAADGRARAIGVSNFQVPHLERLAAETGTVPAVNQIELHPHLPQEELRAYHREHGIATEAWGPIGQGGDLLTDERLVGLAEKYGKTPAQIVLRWHIELGNIVFPKSVTPSRIRENIDVFDIELAPADMATIGELDTGERMGPNPDEFG; encoded by the coding sequence ATGGCTCAGGTACCGAACATTCGTCTGAACAGCGGCGTCGAGATCCCCCAGTTCGGATTCGGCGTCTTCCAGATCGACCCCGACGACGTCGGACCGGCTCTGGGCACGGCGTTCGAGGCCGGCTACCGGCACGTCGACACCGCGCAGATGTACCGCAACGAGACCGAGGTCGGGAAGGCCATCGCCGCGTCCGGCCTGCGCCGCGACGAGGTCTTCGTGACGACCAAGCTCGACAACGACCGCCACGGCCACGACGAGGCCGTCGCTGCGCTCGGGGAGAGCCTCGACCGGCTCGGCCTCGACCACGTCGACCTGTTCCTCGTGCACTGGCCGCGGCCGTCGGAGGACCGGTACGTCGAGACGTGGAAGGGCTTCGAGAAGCTCGCCGCCGACGGCCGGGCGCGCGCGATCGGCGTCTCCAACTTCCAGGTCCCGCACCTGGAGCGCCTCGCCGCCGAGACCGGCACCGTCCCCGCGGTGAACCAGATCGAGCTGCACCCGCACCTCCCGCAGGAGGAGCTGCGCGCCTACCACCGCGAGCACGGCATCGCGACCGAGGCGTGGGGCCCCATCGGCCAGGGCGGCGACCTGCTCACCGACGAGCGCCTCGTCGGGCTCGCGGAGAAGTACGGCAAGACGCCCGCGCAGATCGTGCTGCGCTGGCACATCGAGCTCGGCAACATCGTGTTCCCGAAGTCGGTCACCCCGTCCCGGATCCGCGAGAACATCGACGTCTTCGACATCGAGCTGGCCCCGGCCGACATGGCGACGATCGGCGAGCTGGACACCGGCGAGCGGATGGGCCCGAACCCCGACGAGTTCGGCTGA